The DNA segment GTCTCGGCTCGTCCGGCGGGCATTCTAGCGCGGCCGTTAAAAAAGCAAAGGGCGCCTTGCGGCGCCCTTTCAGGATTTCCTCTCGACGTCCCCGCCGGCAACTGCCGAACGGGGAAATCAACGGGATCAGAGGTTGTAGCCACGCTCGTTGTGCTGAGCCAGGTCGAGACCAACAGTCTCTTCCTCTTCATTGACGCGCAGGCCCATGACAACGTCCAGCACCTTGAGGATCACAAAGGTGACGATGCCGGTGTACACCACGGTCACCACCACACCCTGGAGCTGGATGAGGAACTGGGAACCGATGTCTTCGACGCTGCCGAAACCACCCAGGGCCGGAGCGGCGAACACGCCGGTCAGTAGGGCGCCGACGATACCGCCGATGCCGTGCACGCCGAAGGCATCCAGGGAGTCGTCGTAGCCCAGCTTGCGCTTCAGGCTGGTGGCGCAGAAGTAGCAGATCACGCCAGCCACCAGGCCGATGATCAGGGCGCCCATCGGGCCGACGGTACCGGCAGCCGGGGTGATGGCGACCAGACCGGCAACCACGCCGGACGCGATACCCAGTGCGCTCGGCTTACCGTGGGTCAGCCACTCGGCGAACATCCAGCCCAGAGCAGCGGCGGCGGTGGCGATCTGGGTAACCAGCATGGCCATGCCAGCGGTGCCGTTGGCGGCCACGGCGGAACCGGCGTTGAAACCGAACCAGCCCACCCAGAGCATGGCGGCGCCGAGCAGGGTGTAGCCGAGGTTATGCGGAGCCATCGGAGTGGTCGGGTAGCCCTTGCGCTTGCCCAGAACCAGGCAGGCCACCAGGCCAGCCACACCGGCGTTGATGTGCACCACGGTGCCACCGGCGAAGTCCAGCACGCCCCAGTCCCACATCAGGCCGCCATTGCCGCTCCACACCATGTGGGCGATCGGGGCATAGACCAAGGTGAACCAGACAGCCATGAAGATCAGCATGGCGGAGAACTTCATGCGCTCGGCGAAGGCACCCACGATCAGGGCCGGGGTGATGATGGCGAAGGTCATCTGGAAGGTGATGAACACGCTCTCAGGTATCGCGTACACCAGGCTGCTTGTGTTCAGGCCGCTGAGGAACGCCTTGGACAGGCCGCCCACGAAGGAGTTGAAGTTGATCACCCCCTGTTCCATGCCGGTGGTATCGAAGGCCAGGCTATAGCCATAGACCACCCACAGGATGCTGATCAAGCCGGTGATGGCGAAGCACTGCATCATCACCGAGAGAACGTTCTTGGAGCGCACCATGCCGCCATAGAACAGCGCCAGGCCGGGAATGGTCATGAACAGCACCAGCGCAGTAGCGACCATCATCCACGCCGTGTCACCACTGTTCAGCACTACCTCGTCAGCGGCCATGGCCAGGCCGGGGGTAACGAGGGACAAAAGGGCTCCTAGCCCTGCGGCTTTACGCAGAGTCATGTTGTTTTCTCCTGGGGCGTTGGGGTTCGGCGGCTTAGATCGCGTCTGTGCCGGTTTCGCCGGTACGGATACGGATGGCCTGTTCCAGATTGACGACGAAAATCTTGCCGTCACCAATCTTGCCGGTATTGGCAGCCTTGGTGATGGCCTCGATGACGCGATCGAGTTGGTCGTCGGCAATGGCCACGTCGATCTTCACCTTCGGCAGGAAATCGACAACGTACTCGGCGCCGCGGTACAGCTCGGTGTGGCCCTTTTGCCGTCCGAAGCCCTTGACCTCGGTGACAGTGATGCCCTGCACGCCGATCTCCGACAACGACTCACGCACGTCGTCGAGCTTGAACGGCTTGATGATGGCAGTGACTAGCTTCATGAAACTCTCTCCCGTGTTTGGTTGACTTGCCCCAGGAAAAACGCGAACCCGGCTCAAGTCTAAGCGCAGTGTCTGGCTTTTGTAACGCGTCGGCCCGCCCTGACACGGCACTCCGACGTCAACCAACCGCTTCTGGCGAAACACTCCCCCGCCTCGCCCGGTGCACCGGAACTGCATCGGTGCATGCGTCGCTCACCACCAAGCAGAAAGCTTGCCAGCTCCAGACAAAGTGCGTTTTTTCAAACAGATACTGGCCGATTGCCCTGCTGGCACCGTGAGAGCGCGCACGAGATCGCACCAAAGAGGTGCGCAGCGCCCCAGGGCATTGCTCAAAAAGCGTGCACCCCTTCGCCAGCCCGGCTTGCCGGAGCCCCGTGGTAGACTCCCGCCCATTCACCTACGGA comes from the Pseudomonas sp. TCU-HL1 genome and includes:
- a CDS encoding ammonium transporter, with protein sequence MTLRKAAGLGALLSLVTPGLAMAADEVVLNSGDTAWMMVATALVLFMTIPGLALFYGGMVRSKNVLSVMMQCFAITGLISILWVVYGYSLAFDTTGMEQGVINFNSFVGGLSKAFLSGLNTSSLVYAIPESVFITFQMTFAIITPALIVGAFAERMKFSAMLIFMAVWFTLVYAPIAHMVWSGNGGLMWDWGVLDFAGGTVVHINAGVAGLVACLVLGKRKGYPTTPMAPHNLGYTLLGAAMLWVGWFGFNAGSAVAANGTAGMAMLVTQIATAAAALGWMFAEWLTHGKPSALGIASGVVAGLVAITPAAGTVGPMGALIIGLVAGVICYFCATSLKRKLGYDDSLDAFGVHGIGGIVGALLTGVFAAPALGGFGSVEDIGSQFLIQLQGVVVTVVYTGIVTFVILKVLDVVMGLRVNEEEETVGLDLAQHNERGYNL
- the glnK gene encoding P-II family nitrogen regulator, coding for MKLVTAIIKPFKLDDVRESLSEIGVQGITVTEVKGFGRQKGHTELYRGAEYVVDFLPKVKIDVAIADDQLDRVIEAITKAANTGKIGDGKIFVVNLEQAIRIRTGETGTDAI